A stretch of Microscilla marina ATCC 23134 DNA encodes these proteins:
- a CDS encoding DUF2586 family protein translates to MSNLPDVSINYLDGQLGGAGFSNDGVAAMLLSGVAVPLSGDTGFDLGVVIGPFFGIKEVQKKGITAEYDTSNSLKVYAHCVDFYRQAGEGAELYLMLAPKTVTMVEMLDTAGNYAPDLLNQKQGNIKLLGVGRVPDVAYTASPSEELDPDVLAALANAQILIKNQQTLHQPVQVIVEGRDFQGNASAVSNLRTQTANRVSVCLGWHDDSYEGSWLGLVLGKVAGVPVQRNIGRVKDGDLGIQQAYIVTATTPKKTVEQYGQGNLNLLHQRGYIVPRAFANRAGYYLNGDPVAIALTTDYNSIGRGRVADKVARIAYNVYVQELLDDFQLEQGKLPVAKVKAFEQDIKKALDLQMTNNGEVSSVAPLIDPDQDVIATAELKVKIDIEPVGMAQKITIDLGFVNPE, encoded by the coding sequence ATGAGTAATTTACCAGACGTTTCGATCAATTATCTGGATGGGCAACTCGGTGGGGCAGGCTTTAGCAACGACGGGGTGGCGGCAATGCTTCTTTCGGGCGTTGCCGTGCCCCTTTCCGGGGATACAGGGTTTGATTTGGGAGTGGTCATTGGTCCCTTTTTCGGGATCAAAGAGGTGCAGAAAAAAGGCATTACCGCCGAGTATGACACCAGTAATTCGCTGAAAGTATACGCCCATTGTGTAGATTTTTACCGTCAGGCGGGCGAAGGGGCAGAACTGTATTTGATGCTTGCCCCAAAAACGGTGACCATGGTAGAAATGCTGGACACCGCAGGCAACTATGCCCCTGATTTGCTCAATCAAAAGCAGGGCAACATCAAACTGTTGGGGGTGGGCAGGGTGCCCGATGTGGCTTATACGGCAAGCCCCAGCGAGGAACTTGACCCCGATGTGCTGGCAGCTTTGGCAAATGCCCAAATACTGATAAAAAACCAACAGACATTGCACCAACCTGTCCAGGTAATAGTAGAAGGGCGCGACTTTCAGGGCAACGCTTCAGCGGTGAGTAATCTACGCACTCAAACCGCCAACCGGGTGTCGGTGTGTTTGGGTTGGCACGACGACAGCTACGAAGGCAGTTGGTTGGGTTTGGTGCTGGGCAAGGTAGCCGGGGTACCTGTGCAACGCAATATTGGGCGGGTAAAAGACGGCGACTTGGGCATTCAGCAGGCGTATATTGTGACGGCTACCACGCCCAAAAAAACGGTAGAACAGTATGGGCAAGGCAACCTCAACTTGTTGCACCAACGCGGCTATATTGTACCACGGGCTTTTGCCAACCGAGCGGGTTATTACCTCAACGGCGACCCGGTGGCCATTGCGCTCACCACCGATTATAATAGCATTGGCCGAGGCAGGGTTGCCGACAAAGTCGCCCGCATTGCCTACAATGTGTATGTGCAGGAACTCTTGGACGATTTTCAGCTGGAACAAGGCAAGTTGCCTGTGGCAAAGGTGAAAGCGTTTGAGCAGGACATTAAAAAAGCCCTTGACTTGCAGATGACCAACAACGGGGAGGTGTCTTCGGTTGCTCCTTTGATTGACCCTGACCAGGACGTGATTGCCACTGCCGAGCTGAAAGTGAAAATTGACATTGAACCCGTGGGTATGGCGCAAAAAATCACCATTGATCTGGGATTTGTAAATCCTGAGTAA
- a CDS encoding Clp protease ClpP: MEEYKYFDIRNAAGEVANILLYDKIGIDDEGKGISGQRFAKELYSLARRYRRLNVRINSPGGKITDGLSICAAILNINQSTPNVRIDTYVDGLALSIAGLIAVCGKKVGMCNFAKLMLHNPFIGSKNSTDPNEAGQHETLMQVKEMLLTLLATRTGQKVEDLSFMMNQTTWLSAAEAKRQGFVDEVFEHPKKKSMATSVAAAENDVASLFDIFNQYPIKFLPEPTNTNHPMSLTSEQAEQLRNEVLGYKGDLTAVLNACGLPTDAGRDGILGHVEGLRNEIKRLKSLDLKIESYKTNVENLENEKKRLHDEVAEMKKHEAIALVENAIKEGKIAPVKKEKWLNHAYDNYDMVRDTLADMPTHPNLVNKIKAMGTSNEAGANAGFEELSFSELSNKFPEKLMLIKNENPVLYKELFRKEYGTEPVL, encoded by the coding sequence ATGGAAGAATACAAATATTTTGACATTCGGAACGCCGCAGGAGAGGTTGCCAATATTTTGCTCTACGACAAAATCGGCATTGATGACGAAGGCAAGGGTATCTCCGGGCAACGGTTTGCAAAAGAACTGTACTCGCTTGCCCGAAGGTACCGCCGCCTCAATGTACGCATCAACTCGCCCGGTGGTAAAATCACTGACGGCTTGTCTATTTGCGCTGCCATTCTCAACATCAACCAAAGTACGCCTAATGTGCGCATTGATACTTATGTCGATGGGCTTGCCCTGAGCATTGCGGGGCTGATTGCGGTATGCGGCAAAAAAGTAGGCATGTGCAATTTTGCCAAATTGATGCTCCACAACCCTTTTATTGGAAGTAAAAACAGCACTGACCCCAACGAGGCAGGGCAACACGAAACCTTGATGCAGGTCAAAGAAATGTTGCTCACTTTGCTTGCTACCCGCACCGGGCAAAAAGTGGAAGATTTATCGTTCATGATGAATCAAACTACCTGGCTGAGTGCAGCTGAGGCAAAACGCCAGGGCTTTGTGGATGAAGTGTTTGAGCACCCCAAAAAGAAAAGCATGGCTACATCGGTGGCTGCCGCCGAAAACGATGTGGCAAGCCTCTTTGATATTTTCAATCAATACCCCATAAAATTTTTACCTGAACCTACAAATACAAATCACCCTATGAGTTTAACATCTGAACAGGCAGAACAACTTCGTAATGAGGTGCTGGGCTATAAAGGCGACCTGACCGCTGTCCTCAATGCCTGTGGGCTACCCACCGATGCCGGACGCGACGGTATTCTTGGCCATGTCGAAGGACTTCGCAACGAGATCAAACGCCTTAAATCGCTTGACCTCAAAATTGAAAGCTACAAAACCAATGTCGAAAACCTGGAAAACGAAAAGAAAAGGTTACACGACGAGGTAGCCGAAATGAAAAAACACGAAGCCATTGCCTTGGTAGAGAATGCCATCAAAGAAGGGAAAATTGCTCCGGTAAAAAAGGAAAAATGGCTTAACCACGCCTATGACAACTATGACATGGTGCGCGATACGCTTGCCGATATGCCTACCCACCCCAACCTGGTGAACAAAATCAAGGCTATGGGTACCAGCAACGAAGCCGGGGCAAATGCTGGTTTTGAGGAGTTAAGCTTTAGCGAACTGTCCAACAAGTTTCCGGAAAAACTGATGCTGATCAAAAACGAAAACCCAGTGCTTTACAAAGAACTGTTCCGCAAGGAATACGGTACCGAGCCAGTGCTCTAA
- a CDS encoding antA/AntB antirepressor family protein — translation MKDLMNEITLYLQSNQTFPVDFEAFWQWCGYSTKQKAEQMLQKNFTQGIDFNFNREVKVQKEGKRQVTRKIKTYQLTIDCAKSFAMLAQTEKGREVRLYFLECEKRLKALTRGKNKLQILKESVETLIDHEERISDLEQEREDAKTYLAAINKAPSQTLFVDTRRAFDHLIKSFALAKGIPPQEVYATFYRQFSIRYQIQLYHLAQKADKTPIAWIESRGYITQAYDLARELFVE, via the coding sequence ATGAAAGATTTAATGAATGAGATTACGCTTTACCTACAAAGCAATCAAACCTTTCCGGTAGACTTTGAGGCGTTTTGGCAATGGTGTGGGTATTCTACCAAACAAAAAGCCGAACAAATGTTGCAGAAAAACTTCACTCAGGGGATAGATTTCAACTTTAACCGCGAAGTTAAAGTTCAAAAGGAAGGTAAAAGGCAAGTAACCCGCAAGATCAAAACCTATCAATTGACGATTGACTGCGCCAAGTCTTTTGCCATGCTTGCCCAAACTGAAAAAGGGCGCGAAGTTAGACTGTATTTTCTGGAGTGCGAAAAACGACTAAAAGCACTGACCAGGGGCAAGAACAAACTTCAGATTCTCAAAGAAAGCGTGGAAACCCTGATTGACCATGAGGAACGGATCAGCGATTTGGAACAAGAAAGAGAAGATGCCAAGACCTATCTTGCCGCCATCAATAAAGCTCCTTCGCAAACCCTTTTTGTAGATACCCGCCGTGCCTTTGACCACCTCATCAAGTCTTTCGCTTTGGCGAAGGGAATACCACCCCAGGAGGTGTACGCTACTTTTTATCGTCAATTCTCCATAAGGTATCAGATTCAACTGTACCACCTTGCCCAAAAAGCCGATAAAACACCCATCGCCTGGATAGAAAGCCGGGGCTATATCACCCAGGCGTATGACTTGGCGAGGGAATTATTTGTGGAGTAA
- a CDS encoding helix-turn-helix domain-containing protein produces MKTSEQTTSKNFTTVKELNPARLPAFEGFFYPASIWLDKHLNPVAKNLLVEISLLEQRPLGCIASNEHFAATLNISKRSAARYISELVKDNYLILSGFDGHHRQLRVNFSRLEPRQFGKVEGQTGKVQGQFGEVQTTPPCQKEPPTMPTCPHNGISNESTNNISIEEKGLLEKEKATVPPKKKQAPKTAEVKAAKKPTPKKTSLASKVKLPFASDTFKQAWGDWLKYRAEIKKPYKSMLSVQRILDKLAGFEEAFALELIGKSIANGWQGLVFAKTGEQYQEWLTAKRKKTQGTGTRAQPQPDLMNVTRQTTSICHQLSALEAQQANFKDYPAHTLAVLHGQLQSLWRKARQLQMFGSEIYRITALGNEVKQLINNQDKSN; encoded by the coding sequence ATGAAAACAAGCGAACAAACAACTTCAAAGAACTTCACCACGGTAAAAGAACTGAATCCTGCCCGCCTCCCGGCATTTGAGGGCTTCTTTTATCCCGCCAGCATCTGGCTGGACAAGCACCTCAACCCGGTGGCAAAAAATCTGCTCGTGGAAATTTCTTTGCTGGAGCAACGTCCGTTGGGCTGCATTGCCTCCAATGAACATTTTGCGGCGACCCTGAATATTAGCAAGCGTTCGGCGGCCAGGTATATTTCGGAGCTTGTCAAAGACAACTACCTGATTTTATCAGGATTTGACGGGCATCACCGCCAGCTTCGGGTCAATTTTTCCCGGCTGGAACCTCGACAATTTGGCAAGGTTGAGGGACAAACTGGCAAGGTTCAAGGACAATTTGGCGAGGTTCAAACCACACCCCCATGCCAAAAAGAGCCCCCAACCATGCCAACTTGTCCACATAATGGTATCAGTAATGAGTCAACTAACAATATCTCTATAGAAGAGAAAGGGTTGCTTGAAAAAGAAAAAGCGACTGTACCACCTAAAAAGAAGCAGGCGCCTAAAACGGCAGAAGTTAAGGCAGCCAAAAAGCCAACGCCTAAAAAAACAAGCCTTGCCTCAAAAGTCAAGCTGCCTTTTGCTTCGGATACTTTCAAACAGGCGTGGGGCGACTGGCTGAAGTACCGCGCAGAGATCAAAAAGCCCTACAAATCGATGCTCAGTGTGCAACGCATTTTGGACAAGCTGGCGGGGTTTGAAGAAGCCTTTGCTCTGGAACTTATCGGGAAGTCGATTGCCAATGGCTGGCAGGGTTTGGTGTTTGCCAAAACGGGCGAGCAATACCAGGAGTGGCTGACTGCCAAACGTAAAAAAACGCAGGGCACCGGAACCCGCGCCCAACCTCAGCCCGATTTGATGAATGTTACCCGTCAGACCACCAGCATCTGCCACCAGTTGTCAGCGCTTGAAGCGCAACAGGCCAACTTCAAGGATTACCCGGCACATACCCTGGCGGTGCTTCACGGGCAACTGCAAAGCTTGTGGCGCAAAGCCCGGCAACTACAAATGTTTGGCAGCGAGATTTATAGAATCACTGCGCTGGGCAATGAAGTAAAACAACTGATCAATAACCAAGACAAATCAAACTAA
- a CDS encoding type I restriction endonuclease subunit R: MESTYESDIEKKFIELLVGQKYTYRNDIRTREALDQNFRKKFNANHYVTLSDDEFTRLRSDLISADVFRASKFLRQQQYFERDDDTPLYYNLVNTKKWCKNEFEVVNQLQMKTTESRHRYDVILLVNGLPLVQIELKRLDVSPRKAMKQIVDYKNDPGNGYTNSLLCFMQLFIVSNQTNTYYFSNNKNEHFNFNADEQFLPVYQFANEQNKKITHLKPFTERFLNKCTLGEMLSKYMVLVEVEQKILVMRPYQVYAVKAIVDCIEQNRGNGYIWHTTGSGKTLTSFKASTLLKENPDIEKCLFVVDRKDLDRQTRMEFNKFQEGSVEANTDTGKLVRRLLSEDYADKVIVTTIQKLGLALTGATKKDYREQLKPLSQKRLVFIFDECHRSQFGDNHKAIKEFFPKAQLFGFTGTPIFEENATYRTIEGEQASYKTTKDIFEKELHNYTITHAIDNKNVLRFHVDYYTQEGKDAQPGNIFSRQVIADAILEKHDRATGNRRFNAIFATASINDAIAYYELLKAMQIQKQAVDPAYKSLNIACVFSPPAQLASDKNKKDIQQIQDDLEQEKADNQQEPEKKKAALEGIIADYNIRFGTNHHINEFDLYYQDVQQRIKDQQYSNRDYAQDQKVDLTIVVDMLLTGFDSKYLNTLYVDKNLKYHGLVQAFSRTNRVLNDTKPYGNILDFRGQQSAVNQAIALFSGEHKQKAKEVWMVDAAPTVIDHYQEAVAKLGDFMAGQGLSNEPQEAYNLKGDGARIAFVKNFKEVQRLKTQLEQYTDLSETQKTQIEQILPTDRLREYKSAYLETAKQLDKNQREKPDKEEADSWQEFDFELVLFASAMIDYDYIMGLIADSTQNKPNKEKMSREEIKQLLRSQSNFMDEQEVLEAYIDSLDWGRGYSRQELTEGYAAFKASQQAEELAGIAVEFGLEVANLRAFVDEVMNRMIFDGERLTDLLAPLELGWKARRKQEIALMEKLVPYFKKLAQGQEISGLSTYED, translated from the coding sequence ATGGAAAGTACCTACGAATCGGACATAGAAAAAAAGTTTATAGAATTGCTCGTTGGGCAAAAGTATACGTACCGCAACGACATTAGAACTAGAGAAGCACTAGATCAAAACTTTAGAAAAAAGTTTAACGCCAACCATTATGTAACCCTCAGCGACGATGAGTTTACCCGCTTAAGAAGCGACCTAATCAGTGCTGACGTGTTTAGGGCGTCTAAGTTTTTGCGCCAGCAACAGTACTTTGAGCGTGACGACGACACGCCTTTATATTATAATCTGGTGAACACCAAAAAATGGTGCAAAAACGAGTTTGAGGTGGTAAACCAATTACAGATGAAAACCACCGAGAGCCGCCACCGCTACGACGTGATTTTGTTGGTAAATGGGTTACCTTTGGTGCAAATAGAGCTTAAGCGGCTCGATGTGTCGCCGCGCAAGGCAATGAAGCAAATTGTAGACTACAAAAACGATCCTGGCAATGGTTACACCAACTCGTTGTTGTGCTTTATGCAATTGTTTATAGTGAGCAACCAAACCAATACTTATTATTTTTCCAACAACAAAAACGAGCATTTTAATTTTAATGCCGACGAGCAGTTTTTGCCTGTATACCAATTTGCCAACGAGCAAAATAAAAAAATAACCCACCTCAAGCCTTTTACCGAACGCTTTTTGAACAAGTGTACCCTGGGCGAAATGTTGAGCAAATATATGGTGTTGGTAGAAGTGGAGCAAAAGATATTGGTGATGCGCCCCTACCAAGTGTATGCCGTGAAAGCTATAGTTGACTGCATTGAACAAAACCGAGGCAATGGCTATATCTGGCATACCACAGGCAGTGGAAAAACCTTGACTTCGTTTAAGGCGTCTACGCTGCTCAAAGAAAACCCCGACATAGAGAAGTGTTTGTTTGTGGTTGACCGCAAAGACCTAGACCGCCAAACCCGTATGGAGTTTAACAAGTTTCAGGAGGGCAGCGTAGAGGCTAATACTGACACGGGCAAGTTGGTGAGGCGGCTGTTGTCTGAAGATTATGCTGATAAGGTGATAGTAACCACTATTCAAAAACTAGGGCTTGCTCTGACGGGTGCCACCAAAAAAGACTACAGGGAGCAACTCAAGCCCTTGAGTCAAAAGCGTTTGGTGTTTATTTTTGACGAATGTCACCGCTCGCAGTTTGGCGACAACCACAAGGCGATCAAAGAATTTTTTCCGAAGGCACAATTGTTTGGTTTTACGGGTACGCCCATTTTTGAAGAAAACGCCACCTACCGAACTATAGAAGGGGAGCAGGCTTCTTATAAAACCACAAAAGATATTTTTGAGAAAGAGCTGCACAACTATACCATCACCCACGCTATAGACAACAAAAACGTGTTGCGCTTTCATGTAGACTATTATACCCAGGAAGGCAAAGATGCCCAACCTGGTAACATATTTAGCCGCCAGGTGATAGCCGATGCCATTTTAGAGAAGCACGACCGTGCCACGGGCAATAGACGTTTTAATGCTATTTTTGCCACGGCGTCTATCAACGATGCCATTGCTTATTATGAGCTGCTCAAGGCAATGCAAATACAAAAACAAGCCGTAGACCCTGCCTATAAGTCGCTCAATATTGCTTGTGTGTTTTCGCCCCCTGCCCAACTTGCCAGCGACAAAAACAAAAAAGATATTCAGCAGATTCAGGACGACCTGGAACAAGAGAAGGCAGACAACCAACAAGAGCCCGAAAAGAAAAAGGCGGCACTGGAGGGCATCATTGCCGACTATAACATTCGCTTTGGCACTAACCACCATATCAACGAGTTTGACTTGTACTACCAAGATGTTCAACAACGGATCAAAGACCAACAGTATAGCAATAGAGACTATGCTCAAGACCAAAAGGTAGACCTTACTATAGTGGTAGATATGCTCTTGACGGGCTTTGACTCTAAATACCTTAATACGCTTTATGTAGACAAAAACCTGAAGTACCACGGGCTGGTGCAAGCCTTTTCGCGCACTAACCGTGTGCTAAATGATACCAAACCCTATGGCAATATTTTGGACTTTAGGGGGCAGCAAAGTGCGGTAAATCAAGCTATTGCTTTGTTTTCGGGTGAGCACAAGCAAAAAGCCAAAGAGGTGTGGATGGTAGACGCTGCCCCCACCGTGATAGATCATTACCAAGAGGCGGTGGCAAAGTTGGGCGATTTTATGGCAGGGCAAGGGCTGTCTAACGAACCCCAAGAGGCTTATAACCTCAAGGGCGACGGGGCGCGCATTGCTTTTGTGAAGAACTTTAAGGAGGTGCAAAGGCTCAAAACCCAACTAGAGCAATATACTGACTTGAGTGAGACACAAAAAACGCAGATTGAACAAATATTGCCTACCGATAGGTTACGCGAATATAAAAGTGCCTACCTGGAAACCGCCAAACAACTAGATAAAAACCAGCGCGAAAAACCCGACAAAGAAGAAGCCGACAGCTGGCAAGAGTTTGACTTTGAACTAGTGTTGTTTGCTTCGGCGATGATAGACTACGACTACATTATGGGCTTGATTGCCGATAGCACCCAAAACAAGCCCAACAAAGAGAAAATGAGCCGCGAGGAGATCAAGCAATTGTTGAGGTCGCAATCTAACTTTATGGACGAACAAGAGGTGCTAGAGGCATACATAGATAGCCTGGATTGGGGGCGTGGCTATAGCCGACAAGAGCTTACCGAAGGCTATGCGGCATTTAAGGCAAGCCAACAAGCCGAAGAGCTGGCGGGCATAGCGGTAGAGTTTGGGCTAGAAGTGGCAAACTTGCGGGCTTTTGTAGACGAGGTAATGAACCGAATGATATTTGATGGCGAACGCTTGACCGACTTGTTGGCTCCCCTAGAGCTAGGCTGGAAAGCACGCCGCAAGCAAGAGATTGCTTTGATGGAGAAGCTAGTACCTTATTTTAAAAAATTAGCCCAAGGGCAAGAAATTTCAGGATTATCGACGTATGAAGATTAA
- a CDS encoding restriction endonuclease subunit S: MKIKKTNQPLVPTLRFPEFEEDGEWEEKRLGDITILVSKRNKDNKKLPVYSINNKEGFLPQEEQFEGVISSKRGYDISLYKIIERNTFAYNPARIDVGSIGFSGDLYNIIISSLYVCFQTEDNIDNHFLWQFFNTYYFNTTVRNNVEGGIRNYLFYENFSRIPVAIPKKLEQQKIADCLRSLDQLIVVHETRLESLNNHKKGLMQQLFPQEGEKVPRLRFPEFKGNGEWEEKELGSIAKVTTGNKDTKNKVDNGQYPFFVRSQNVERIDSYSFDGEAILTSGDGVGVGKNFHYIIGKFDFHQRVYAIYDFTEVVLGKYIFMYFSQYFYDRVMKMSAKNSVDSVRKAMITEMPIKFPSPKEQQKIADCLSSLDTLIAAEAQKIGALGKHKKGLMQQLFPEINR, from the coding sequence ATGAAGATTAAAAAAACAAACCAACCACTAGTGCCCACTTTGCGTTTTCCTGAGTTTGAAGAGGATGGAGAATGGGAGGAGAAGAGGCTGGGAGACATTACAATTCTGGTATCTAAAAGGAATAAAGATAACAAGAAATTGCCTGTTTACTCTATTAATAACAAGGAGGGTTTTCTTCCTCAAGAAGAGCAATTTGAAGGAGTAATTAGCAGTAAAAGAGGGTATGATATTTCATTATATAAAATTATTGAACGAAATACTTTTGCTTATAACCCTGCAAGGATTGATGTAGGCTCTATTGGGTTTAGTGGAGACCTTTACAATATTATTATCAGTTCATTGTATGTATGTTTTCAAACGGAAGATAATATTGACAATCATTTTCTTTGGCAGTTTTTTAATACATATTACTTCAATACGACTGTTAGAAATAATGTGGAAGGTGGCATAAGAAACTATCTTTTTTACGAAAACTTTTCGAGAATACCTGTAGCTATACCCAAGAAACTAGAACAACAAAAAATAGCTGACTGCCTACGCTCATTAGATCAATTGATTGTGGTGCACGAAACCAGACTTGAGAGTCTCAACAACCACAAAAAAGGTTTGATGCAACAGCTTTTCCCACAGGAAGGCGAAAAAGTGCCGCGTTTGCGTTTTCCTGAGTTTAAGGGAAATGGGGAGTGGGAGGAGAAAGAGTTGGGAAGTATAGCTAAAGTTACTACTGGAAATAAAGACACTAAGAATAAAGTTGACAATGGACAGTATCCATTTTTTGTGCGGTCACAAAATGTAGAACGCATAGATTCATACTCATTTGATGGAGAAGCAATATTAACTTCAGGTGATGGTGTGGGGGTTGGTAAAAACTTCCACTACATCATAGGCAAATTTGATTTTCATCAACGTGTATATGCTATCTACGATTTTACTGAGGTAGTTCTAGGTAAGTATATATTCATGTACTTTTCTCAATACTTCTATGATAGGGTAATGAAAATGAGTGCAAAAAATTCAGTTGATTCTGTAAGAAAAGCAATGATTACAGAAATGCCCATTAAATTCCCATCACCCAAAGAACAACAAAAAATAGCCGATTGTCTATCTTCTTTAGACACCTTAATAGCAGCAGAAGCGCAAAAAATAGGGGCTTTGGGCAAGCACAAAAAAGGTTTGATGCAACAGCTTTTCCCTGAAATAAACCGCTAA
- a CDS encoding AAA family ATPase, with amino-acid sequence MSNQSSNNNPIKADLTEVAKAIQHRLNSRDLVLLFAYNGTGKTRLSMEFKNLSKNRRQNPETNTLYFNAYTEDLFVWNNDLDGDTERYLQMNKDSKFFDGFEDLALEVRIEKYLQNYVDFDFRIDYEDWRVIFSRNEITDNNAQEEGEEANNNEEVNDSEEEQSQTVDFIKVSRGEENLFVWCIFLAIAEIAIEDHELTNAYSWVKYIYIDDPISSLDDNNTITVATDLAQLLGKAKERGKEQSNPSPVKVVVSTHHALFYNIMEKDLRVRKTNYFLHKKAGGYLLQGTDQSPFFHHVALLAELKHVASTGNIKTYHFNGLRTLLEKVAAFFGYRRFQQCIEYMAQDEDEVLFNRAVQLMSHGGYSVYEAKEMVEDNKKIFRKVLTSFLDKYEFEVPNI; translated from the coding sequence ATGAGTAATCAATCATCTAACAACAACCCAATAAAGGCAGACTTAACTGAAGTAGCCAAGGCGATTCAACACCGACTCAATAGTAGAGATTTAGTGCTCTTGTTTGCCTACAATGGCACAGGCAAAACAAGGCTGTCGATGGAGTTTAAAAATTTGAGTAAAAATAGACGTCAAAACCCTGAAACCAACACCTTGTATTTTAATGCCTATACCGAAGATTTGTTTGTTTGGAACAACGATCTTGATGGCGATACCGAGCGTTATTTACAAATGAACAAAGATTCCAAATTTTTTGATGGTTTTGAAGATTTGGCGCTAGAGGTGAGGATAGAAAAGTATTTACAAAACTATGTAGACTTTGACTTTAGGATAGACTACGAAGATTGGCGGGTGATATTTAGCAGGAACGAAATAACAGATAACAACGCACAGGAAGAGGGGGAAGAAGCCAACAACAATGAGGAAGTGAATGATAGCGAGGAAGAACAAAGTCAGACAGTAGACTTTATCAAGGTATCGCGAGGTGAAGAAAACCTATTTGTATGGTGTATATTTTTGGCAATTGCCGAGATAGCCATAGAAGACCACGAGCTGACAAATGCCTATAGTTGGGTGAAGTATATTTATATAGACGACCCCATTTCGTCGCTTGACGACAACAATACTATAACCGTAGCTACCGACCTAGCCCAATTGCTTGGAAAAGCCAAAGAACGGGGCAAAGAACAAAGCAATCCAAGTCCTGTAAAAGTGGTAGTGTCTACCCACCATGCTTTGTTTTACAACATCATGGAAAAAGACTTGAGGGTAAGAAAAACCAACTACTTCTTGCATAAAAAAGCAGGGGGCTATCTGCTACAGGGTACCGATCAAAGTCCGTTTTTTCATCATGTGGCATTGCTTGCCGAACTCAAGCACGTAGCCAGCACAGGTAACATCAAAACTTACCACTTCAACGGTTTGAGAACCTTGCTAGAGAAAGTCGCCGCCTTTTTTGGTTATCGACGTTTTCAACAATGTATAGAGTATATGGCACAAGACGAGGACGAAGTATTGTTTAATCGTGCGGTACAACTCATGAGTCACGGGGGCTACTCAGTATATGAGGCTAAAGAAATGGTAGAAGACAACAAAAAAATATTCAGAAAGGTGCTTACCTCATTTTTAGACAAATACGAGTTTGAGGTGCCCAACATATAG